One genomic region from bacterium encodes:
- a CDS encoding S9 family peptidase, which translates to MAKSRRIKALTFDDLIGIDRIGAPAISPDGRHVAYTVTTLDAKTNKSKSKIHLLDVKSRRSRLLTPGPGSHSAPAWSPDGTKLAFASDRDDTGCQLWVLPTKGGEARRVTSGYGGVSTPVWFPDNRRVAFVRSAIVSPDYDPKKDKKREENKSPASAKVFGLPNEKSSARIYDGLLFRHWDHFSERTRQHVFVVDTRTEKSHDLFDGEDIDAPPTAVCTDRDFDISPDGKTLAFSMNPDRVVARTTNNSIFLLPLENGKRKGDMTCVSVSAAADVHPRFARDGRLYYMGMEVPGYEADRARIRVYDPRTGQTQTLAEKFDRAPCAFLVTYDEDGEESIVFLACDRGYMTIYRMDPATETITQLTLDTYNTFVRAFPNTDMLFAARETSTSPADFYAIGPGAGIKPFLKSAPAPENLPRDAGASAVRLTRYADAVKNVEMNDAEPFWYAGAGGTPVHGFLIRPPRFSARRKYPLILLIHGGPQSAFCDNWHYRWNAQMFASTGAVVAFVNPRGSTGYGQKFTDQISGDWGGRCYDDIMKGVDHILATYDFIDKKRLGAAGASFGGYMVNWILGHSDRFQALVSHDGVFFAETMAYTTDELWFDEHEHGGLPHEKRAAFVKNSPHMHVANFKTPTLVIHGEKDYRCPTSEGFGLFTALQTMDVPSRLLYFPDEGHWVMQPANAQVWYAEVLGWLKRWLALKD; encoded by the coding sequence ATGGCCAAATCGCGACGCATCAAAGCACTCACCTTCGACGATCTGATCGGCATCGACCGCATCGGCGCACCGGCGATCTCGCCGGACGGGCGGCACGTAGCCTACACCGTGACGACGCTCGACGCGAAAACCAACAAATCGAAATCGAAGATCCACCTGCTCGATGTGAAGTCGCGCCGCTCGCGCCTTCTGACGCCCGGCCCCGGTTCGCACAGCGCGCCGGCGTGGTCGCCCGACGGCACGAAGCTCGCCTTTGCCTCCGACCGCGACGATACCGGATGCCAGCTCTGGGTTTTGCCGACCAAAGGCGGAGAGGCGCGCCGCGTCACGAGCGGGTACGGCGGCGTCTCGACACCCGTTTGGTTTCCCGACAACCGCCGCGTCGCGTTTGTGCGTTCCGCGATCGTGTCGCCCGATTACGATCCGAAAAAAGACAAGAAACGCGAGGAAAACAAATCGCCCGCGAGCGCGAAGGTTTTCGGCCTTCCGAACGAAAAGTCGAGCGCGCGCATCTATGACGGCCTGCTGTTTCGCCACTGGGATCACTTCAGCGAACGCACCCGGCAACACGTGTTCGTCGTGGACACGCGCACCGAAAAGTCGCACGACCTGTTCGACGGCGAGGATATCGACGCGCCGCCCACGGCTGTTTGCACCGACCGCGATTTCGATATTTCGCCCGACGGCAAGACGCTCGCGTTTTCGATGAATCCGGATCGCGTCGTCGCGCGGACGACGAACAACTCGATCTTTCTGCTGCCGCTCGAAAACGGCAAACGCAAAGGCGACATGACTTGCGTCTCCGTGTCCGCCGCCGCGGACGTTCATCCGCGCTTCGCCCGCGACGGCCGGCTCTACTACATGGGCATGGAGGTGCCGGGCTACGAAGCCGACCGCGCGCGCATCCGCGTGTACGATCCCAGGACCGGGCAGACGCAAACGCTCGCCGAAAAGTTCGACCGCGCCCCGTGCGCGTTCCTCGTGACGTACGACGAGGACGGCGAGGAGTCGATCGTCTTTCTCGCGTGCGACCGCGGCTACATGACGATCTACCGCATGGATCCGGCGACCGAGACGATCACGCAACTCACGCTCGACACCTACAACACCTTCGTGCGCGCGTTTCCGAACACGGACATGCTTTTCGCCGCGCGCGAAACCTCGACGAGCCCCGCGGATTTTTACGCGATCGGCCCGGGCGCGGGGATCAAGCCGTTTTTGAAATCCGCGCCGGCCCCGGAAAATCTTCCGCGCGACGCGGGCGCGTCGGCGGTGCGCCTCACGCGGTATGCCGATGCGGTGAAAAACGTGGAGATGAACGATGCCGAGCCGTTCTGGTACGCGGGCGCGGGCGGCACGCCGGTGCACGGTTTCCTCATCCGCCCGCCGCGCTTCTCGGCGCGCAGGAAATATCCGTTGATCCTCCTCATCCACGGCGGGCCGCAGAGCGCGTTCTGCGACAACTGGCACTATCGCTGGAACGCGCAGATGTTCGCGTCAACCGGCGCGGTGGTCGCGTTCGTCAATCCGCGCGGCTCGACGGGTTACGGGCAGAAGTTCACCGACCAGATCTCCGGCGACTGGGGCGGGCGCTGCTACGACGACATCATGAAGGGCGTCGATCACATCCTTGCGACGTACGATTTCATCGACAAGAAACGCCTCGGCGCCGCGGGCGCGAGTTTTGGCGGATACATGGTGAACTGGATCCTCGGCCACTCGGACCGCTTCCAGGCGCTGGTATCGCACGACGGCGTTTTCTTCGCCGAGACGATGGCGTACACGACCGACGAACTGTGGTTCGACGAACACGAGCACGGCGGCCTGCCGCACGAAAAGCGCGCCGCGTTCGTGAAGAACTCGCCGCACATGCACGTCGCGAACTTCAAGACGCCGACGCTCGTCATTCACGGCGAGAAGGACTACCGCTGTCCGACCTCCGAGGGCTTTGGCCTGTTCACCGCGCTGCAAACGATGGACGTGCCAAGCCGCCTGCTGTATTTCCCCGACGAGGGCCACTGGGTGATGCAGCCCGCGAACGCGCAGGTGTGGTATGCCGAGGTGCTCGGCTGGCTGAAACGGTGGCTCGCGCTGAAGGACTGA
- a CDS encoding PAS domain S-box protein, whose protein sequence is MKRFPLVPLVGNTGYFPANMPSPSTSTDSPTPGAIVNALPFAAYVLTDAGKVAAWNIEMTRLTGIPESRVLGTSDHGHLVPYASVASITFADLVRMGDHDAVDRLPFRVVSHNGRLSAEVPVPRDGRGERVLFVRARALYDGNGRRTGILELIEERTDERAAESERDARFDQQRAVADLGRLALAGTSVERMFEAALTSVCERLGADVAGVLELMPDGRSMRLVASHGFGEQALPAEGGLHSIDAELPSLAAYAMARSEPVIIENLVSDERFRASGLLLASGAKSGIATAIPGRMQPFGTLGAYAKKRRLYKDTDASFLRSVANILATAMERKLGEAALAHSEERYRALAEASPMGIWHVDPEGFTIYVNPAMRGMLEIEHDAELSGQTIFDFAESDGNDNAPLAPGVAGAATTTAEMRLHGRRGAVRDVLVVATPLGAGDGQAHSRIMTVLDVTATRLATEALQQSEERYRSLFEQAAECILLVDAKGRIAEANHHACELLGYSRGEFRRMHVSDLIEAGEAPELKDRIDELLAGHSIAGELRVWKHSGEPVLMEGSARALASGEFQIIGRDVTAKKRAEEELIRTQKLESLGQLAGGIAHDFNNLLTGVLGNVSLARALAPRGEKVAERLIEAEKAAMRAQDLTHQLLTFAKGGAPIKRATRIEAVLRETIDFALSGSAIGCVYEIKEDLKSVVIDAGQIGQVLHNIALNAVQAMDAGGMLRVHAANLPPAKAMFPLRDAPYVKISIKDEGPGIPDEVLPRIFDPYFSTKTHGTGLGLSICYSIITRHGGYISVDSERDVGTTFHIYLLAGEEGMPEDEPLPPHTAAPGEGRILLMDDERLVADIGRALLAHAGYKVNIAREGGEMLKMYRDATGAGVPYDVVIVDLTIAGGMGGVEAIEKLRAFHPQARAIVSSGYSTDPVLANYRDYGFDDIVRKPFRLEDIVAAVTRVMSRQTRGAPTETT, encoded by the coding sequence GTGAAACGGTTTCCTCTTGTGCCCCTTGTCGGCAATACGGGATACTTCCCTGCCAACATGCCGTCTCCATCGACATCGACCGATTCCCCGACTCCGGGCGCCATTGTCAACGCCTTGCCTTTCGCCGCGTACGTCCTGACCGACGCCGGGAAGGTCGCGGCATGGAATATCGAAATGACACGGCTCACCGGCATCCCGGAAAGCCGTGTCCTGGGCACGAGCGATCATGGTCACCTTGTTCCGTACGCGTCGGTAGCCTCGATCACGTTTGCGGACCTCGTGCGTATGGGCGATCACGACGCCGTCGACAGGCTGCCGTTTCGTGTTGTCAGTCACAATGGACGCCTGTCCGCGGAGGTTCCCGTTCCGCGCGACGGCCGCGGCGAACGTGTCCTTTTCGTACGGGCCCGCGCGCTCTATGACGGAAACGGCCGCCGGACCGGCATCCTGGAACTGATCGAGGAGCGCACCGACGAGCGCGCCGCGGAATCCGAGCGCGACGCGCGCTTCGATCAGCAACGCGCCGTGGCGGATCTCGGGCGCCTCGCGCTCGCCGGGACGTCCGTGGAGCGAATGTTCGAAGCGGCCCTCACGAGCGTTTGCGAGCGCCTCGGCGCCGACGTGGCGGGCGTGCTCGAACTGATGCCCGACGGGCGTTCCATGCGGCTTGTGGCGTCGCATGGCTTCGGCGAGCAGGCGCTGCCCGCCGAAGGCGGCTTGCATTCGATCGACGCCGAACTCCCGTCGCTCGCGGCCTACGCGATGGCGCGCTCGGAGCCGGTCATCATCGAAAACCTCGTGTCGGACGAACGCTTCCGCGCCTCCGGGCTCCTTCTTGCCAGCGGCGCGAAAAGCGGCATCGCGACGGCCATCCCGGGGCGAATGCAGCCGTTCGGGACTCTTGGCGCTTACGCGAAGAAGCGGCGCCTGTACAAGGATACCGACGCGTCTTTTCTCCGCTCAGTGGCGAACATCCTCGCGACAGCCATGGAACGCAAACTCGGCGAGGCGGCGCTCGCGCACAGCGAGGAGCGATACCGCGCGTTGGCCGAGGCCAGCCCCATGGGCATCTGGCACGTCGATCCGGAGGGATTCACCATCTACGTCAACCCCGCGATGCGGGGAATGCTCGAGATCGAGCACGACGCGGAACTGTCCGGGCAAACGATCTTCGATTTCGCGGAGTCCGACGGGAATGACAACGCGCCGCTCGCGCCGGGTGTCGCGGGCGCGGCAACGACGACGGCGGAGATGCGGCTGCACGGCCGGCGCGGCGCCGTGCGCGACGTTCTTGTCGTCGCCACGCCGCTTGGCGCCGGGGACGGCCAGGCGCACAGCCGTATCATGACGGTTCTTGACGTCACCGCCACGCGCCTTGCCACCGAGGCTCTTCAGCAAAGCGAGGAGCGTTATCGCTCCCTGTTCGAGCAGGCGGCGGAATGCATTCTCCTCGTCGACGCCAAGGGGCGTATCGCCGAGGCGAACCATCACGCGTGCGAGCTGCTCGGATATTCGCGCGGCGAATTCCGGCGAATGCACGTCTCCGACCTGATTGAGGCGGGCGAAGCGCCCGAACTGAAAGATCGCATCGACGAGCTTTTGGCCGGCCACTCGATCGCCGGCGAGTTGCGTGTCTGGAAGCACAGCGGCGAACCGGTGCTGATGGAAGGCAGTGCGCGCGCCCTGGCCAGCGGCGAGTTTCAGATCATCGGCCGCGACGTCACCGCCAAAAAGCGCGCGGAAGAGGAGTTGATCCGCACGCAGAAGCTCGAATCCCTCGGCCAGCTCGCCGGCGGCATCGCGCACGACTTCAACAATCTGCTGACCGGCGTGCTCGGCAATGTGTCGCTGGCCCGCGCACTCGCGCCGCGCGGCGAGAAGGTCGCCGAGCGCCTCATCGAGGCGGAAAAGGCCGCCATGCGCGCGCAGGACCTGACGCACCAGCTCCTCACCTTCGCCAAGGGCGGCGCGCCGATCAAGCGCGCCACGCGCATCGAGGCCGTACTACGCGAGACGATCGACTTCGCGCTGTCCGGATCGGCGATCGGGTGCGTTTACGAGATCAAGGAAGACCTGAAATCGGTCGTCATCGACGCCGGGCAAATCGGCCAGGTGCTGCACAACATCGCCCTGAACGCCGTGCAGGCGATGGACGCGGGCGGCATGCTGCGCGTGCACGCGGCGAACCTTCCGCCGGCCAAGGCGATGTTTCCGCTGCGCGACGCCCCGTACGTGAAGATCTCCATCAAGGACGAAGGCCCGGGCATTCCCGACGAGGTGCTGCCGCGCATCTTCGATCCGTATTTCTCCACGAAAACGCACGGCACCGGCCTTGGGCTTTCGATCTGTTATTCGATCATCACGCGGCACGGCGGATACATCAGCGTCGATTCCGAACGGGACGTCGGCACCACGTTTCACATCTATCTTCTCGCGGGCGAGGAAGGCATGCCCGAGGATGAGCCGCTGCCGCCGCATACGGCCGCGCCCGGCGAGGGACGCATCCTGCTGATGGACGACGAACGCCTCGTGGCCGACATCGGCCGCGCGCTTCTCGCGCACGCGGGATACAAGGTGAACATCGCCCGCGAAGGCGGCGAGATGCTGAAGATGTATCGCGACGCGACCGGCGCGGGCGTGCCGTACGACGTCGTCATCGTCGACCTGACGATCGCCGGCGGAATGGGCGGCGTCGAGGCGATCGAAAAGCTGCGCGCGTTTCACCCGCAGGCCCGGGCGATCGTGTCGTCGGGTTATTCGACCGACCCCGTACTCGCCAACTACCGCGATTACGGATTCGATGACATCGTGCGCAAGCCGTTCCGCCTGGAGGACATCGTCGCGGCCGTGACGCGCGTCATGTCGCGCCAGACACGCGGCGCCCCGACGGAAACGACCTAA
- the hslU gene encoding ATP-dependent protease ATPase subunit HslU codes for MASENNGENAETIEGYDDDFEAQLTPRQIVTELDEYIIGQDKAKRAVAIALRNRWRRQQVPEELREEIAPKNIIMIGPTGVGKTEIARRLARLANAPFLKIEASKFTEVGYVGRDVESMIRDLTELAVNMVKAEEMDLVADKAADIAEDRVLDILLPPPPKTPKPADPREPGGEEGETAEPDAPETPAETPAGSTAAPPELEEYQKQLESYKRTREKMRQWLRDGKFDETEIEIRVPDRSGSPMVEVFAGGMEDMEINLKDLFGNMFPKKTKKKKVLVPEALDIIESEEAAKLIDMDQVINGALARVEDAGIVFLDEIDKIGAVEKGHGPDVSREGVQRDLLPIIEGSTVSTKYGMIRTDHILFIAAGAFNVSKPSDLIPELQGRFPIRVELQSLTQTDFVRILTEPKNALIKQYVALLATEGVTLDFQPESIEELARIATDVNTRTENIGARRLHTILERLLDEVSFDAPDLTKKDVRIDREYVRARLTDIAKDEDLSRYIL; via the coding sequence ATGGCATCGGAGAATAACGGCGAAAACGCCGAAACGATCGAGGGCTACGACGACGACTTCGAGGCGCAACTCACGCCGCGCCAGATCGTCACCGAGCTTGACGAATACATCATCGGCCAGGACAAGGCCAAGCGCGCGGTGGCGATTGCGCTCCGCAACCGCTGGCGCCGCCAGCAGGTGCCCGAGGAATTGCGCGAGGAGATCGCGCCGAAGAACATCATCATGATCGGGCCGACCGGCGTGGGCAAAACGGAGATCGCGCGGCGGCTCGCGCGGCTGGCGAACGCGCCGTTCCTGAAGATCGAGGCCAGCAAGTTCACGGAGGTCGGCTACGTCGGGCGCGACGTGGAATCGATGATCCGCGATCTCACCGAACTTGCCGTGAACATGGTGAAGGCCGAGGAGATGGACCTTGTGGCCGACAAGGCCGCGGACATCGCGGAAGACCGCGTGCTCGACATCCTGCTTCCCCCTCCGCCGAAAACGCCCAAGCCCGCGGATCCGCGCGAGCCCGGCGGCGAGGAAGGCGAAACGGCCGAGCCGGATGCTCCCGAGACGCCGGCGGAGACGCCCGCGGGCTCGACGGCCGCGCCGCCGGAACTCGAGGAGTATCAAAAGCAGCTCGAAAGCTACAAGCGCACGCGCGAAAAGATGCGCCAGTGGTTGCGCGACGGGAAGTTCGACGAAACGGAGATCGAGATCCGCGTTCCGGACCGCTCGGGCTCGCCGATGGTCGAGGTTTTCGCCGGCGGCATGGAGGACATGGAAATCAACCTCAAGGACCTTTTCGGCAACATGTTTCCGAAAAAGACCAAGAAGAAAAAGGTCCTGGTGCCCGAGGCCCTGGACATCATCGAGTCGGAAGAGGCCGCCAAGCTCATCGACATGGATCAGGTCATCAACGGCGCGCTCGCGCGCGTCGAGGACGCGGGCATCGTCTTCCTGGATGAAATCGACAAGATCGGCGCGGTCGAAAAGGGCCACGGGCCGGACGTGTCGCGCGAGGGCGTGCAGCGCGACCTGCTGCCGATCATCGAGGGCAGCACCGTCTCCACGAAGTACGGCATGATCCGCACCGATCACATCCTGTTCATCGCCGCGGGCGCGTTCAACGTCAGCAAGCCGTCCGACCTCATCCCCGAATTGCAGGGGCGTTTTCCGATCCGCGTGGAGTTGCAAAGCCTGACGCAGACGGATTTCGTCCGTATCCTGACCGAGCCGAAAAATGCGCTCATCAAGCAGTACGTCGCGCTCCTGGCCACCGAGGGCGTCACGCTCGATTTTCAGCCGGAGTCGATCGAGGAGCTGGCGCGCATCGCCACCGACGTCAACACGCGCACGGAAAACATCGGCGCGCGCCGCCTGCACACCATCCTCGAGCGCCTGCTCGACGAGGTGTCGTTCGACGCGCCGGACCTCACCAAGAAAGACGTGCGCATCGACCGCGAATACGTCCGCGCGCGCCTGACCGATATCGCCAAGGACGAGGATTTGTCTCGCTACATCCTCTGA
- the hslV gene encoding ATP-dependent protease subunit HslV, translating into MKTTHDNHPHATTIVAVRKNGRVAIAGDGQVTLGEQVIKHGAKKIRRLHDDKVLVGFAGAVADAFNLYEKLEAKLEQYQGNLMRAAVELAKDWRRDKFLRQLNALLIAADAESTFVISGGGEVIQPDDGVAAIGSGGAYALAAARALVKHTDMSARDVATEAMHIAADICIYTNAQIVVDEIG; encoded by the coding sequence ATGAAAACAACGCACGACAACCATCCGCACGCGACGACCATCGTCGCCGTCCGAAAAAACGGCCGCGTCGCCATCGCGGGCGATGGGCAGGTGACGCTGGGCGAGCAGGTGATCAAACACGGCGCGAAAAAGATCCGCCGCCTGCACGACGACAAGGTGCTCGTCGGCTTCGCGGGCGCGGTGGCGGACGCATTCAACCTGTACGAGAAGCTCGAGGCCAAGCTCGAGCAGTATCAGGGCAATCTCATGCGCGCGGCCGTGGAACTGGCGAAGGACTGGCGGCGTGACAAGTTCCTGCGTCAGTTGAATGCGCTTTTGATCGCGGCGGACGCCGAATCGACGTTCGTCATCTCCGGCGGGGGCGAGGTGATCCAGCCGGACGACGGCGTGGCGGCGATCGGTTCGGGCGGCGCCTACGCGCTCGCCGCCGCGCGCGCGCTCGTGAAGCACACGGACATGAGCGCCAGAGACGTGGCGACCGAGGCGATGCACATCGCCGCGGATATCTGCATTTACACGAATGCGCAAATCGTCGTGGACGAAATCGGCTGA
- a CDS encoding tyrosine recombinase, which translates to MSTPAPTHPLIGKFLEELRLEKDAPVTTLDAYRCDLTQFAEFVSAEGLIKGDPPNLARAGKLGVRAFIASRAGKDAPSSVRRKLSAIRRFYNYLRKRGLADENPARLVRGPKKEKRLPEYLTADETAALLDRAPDDRHRLRNLALLELLYSSGARISEATGADVADADLQTGVLRVMGKRRKPRLVMIGRPAAQAISAYIAATVDERRKEYGDAGGGPLFLSARGTRLSRQSAYNAARKYGLATVPGRNVTPHKLRHSFATHLLEGGANLREIQEMLGHASLSTTQVYTHLSPEHLREEYERAHPRARRREDRQR; encoded by the coding sequence TTGTCCACACCCGCCCCAACGCACCCCCTCATCGGAAAGTTCCTTGAAGAGCTTCGGCTCGAAAAGGACGCGCCCGTGACGACACTCGACGCGTATCGCTGCGATCTGACGCAGTTTGCCGAGTTCGTTTCGGCCGAAGGGCTCATCAAGGGCGATCCGCCGAACCTCGCGCGCGCAGGAAAGCTCGGCGTGCGCGCGTTTATCGCCAGCCGTGCGGGCAAGGACGCGCCGTCGAGCGTGCGCCGCAAACTTTCGGCGATCCGCCGTTTTTACAACTATTTACGCAAGCGCGGCCTCGCGGACGAAAACCCCGCGCGGCTGGTGCGCGGCCCGAAAAAGGAAAAACGCCTGCCCGAGTATCTGACCGCGGATGAAACCGCCGCCCTGCTCGATCGCGCACCGGACGATCGCCACCGCCTGCGCAACCTGGCGCTGCTCGAACTGCTCTATAGCTCCGGCGCGCGCATCTCCGAGGCGACGGGCGCCGATGTCGCGGATGCGGACCTTCAGACGGGTGTGCTTCGCGTGATGGGCAAGCGGCGAAAACCGCGACTGGTGATGATCGGCAGACCCGCCGCGCAGGCGATTTCCGCATACATCGCGGCGACCGTGGACGAGCGCCGCAAGGAATACGGCGACGCGGGCGGCGGCCCGCTGTTTTTGTCGGCGCGCGGCACGCGCCTGTCGCGGCAGTCAGCGTACAACGCGGCGCGCAAATACGGTCTGGCGACCGTGCCCGGGCGAAACGTGACTCCGCATAAGCTGCGTCACAGTTTTGCGACGCACCTGCTGGAAGGCGGCGCAAATCTGCGCGAGATTCAGGAGATGCTCGGGCATGCGTCGCTGTCCACGACGCAGGTTTACACGCACCTGTCGCCGGAGCACCTGCGTGAGGAATACGAGCGCGCGCACCCGCGTGCGCGCCGCCGTGAGGATCGACAACGATGA
- the trmFO gene encoding methylenetetrahydrofolate--tRNA-(uracil(54)-C(5))-methyltransferase (FADH(2)-oxidizing) TrmFO: MSDFDITIIGAGMAGSEAAQACARAGIRVRLVERKPAAFSPAHNLPGPAEMVCSNSFGSLDPHTGSGLLKREMDLLGSILLDAGRDAAVPAGGSLAVDRAALSDHVRARLADFGVSIETGEPDRLPDSPAIVATGPLTADDLAADLARVTGSEHLFFFDATSPIVAGESIDRSVVYAASRWDKGEPDFLNCPMTEEQYAAFLAALREAEKVTPREFEGARLFEACQPIEDLAARGDKTLAFGPMRPVGLVDPRTGRRPHAVVQLRREDADGESWSIVGFQTRMKHGDQKRVLRMIPGLANAQFHRLGVIHRNTYVDGPRVLDETLRLRARPLVRLAGQITGVEGYLESGACGLLAGLFAAAQLRGVTIPAPGPATMLGALLRHVTASDARPFMPMNANFGLLPAIEGRAKKADRKAKKSERALSEGTAWAATVRERLFGEAELSASKAHL; encoded by the coding sequence ATGAGCGATTTCGACATCACCATCATCGGCGCGGGAATGGCTGGCAGCGAGGCCGCGCAGGCGTGCGCGCGAGCGGGGATTCGCGTGCGTCTTGTGGAGCGCAAACCCGCCGCGTTTTCGCCCGCCCATAATTTGCCCGGCCCGGCGGAGATGGTGTGCTCCAACTCGTTCGGATCGCTCGATCCGCACACGGGGTCGGGGCTGCTCAAGCGCGAGATGGACCTTCTCGGCTCCATCCTGCTCGACGCGGGGCGCGACGCGGCCGTGCCGGCCGGCGGATCGCTGGCCGTCGATCGCGCCGCGCTGTCCGACCACGTTCGCGCGCGGCTTGCCGATTTTGGCGTGTCGATTGAAACCGGCGAGCCGGATCGCCTGCCCGATTCCCCCGCCATCGTCGCGACCGGCCCCCTGACCGCGGACGATCTCGCGGCGGACCTGGCACGCGTCACGGGAAGCGAGCACCTGTTTTTCTTCGATGCGACAAGCCCCATCGTCGCGGGCGAGTCGATCGACCGATCCGTCGTGTACGCCGCCTCACGCTGGGACAAGGGCGAGCCGGATTTCCTGAACTGCCCCATGACCGAAGAGCAGTACGCCGCGTTTCTCGCCGCGCTGCGCGAGGCCGAGAAGGTCACGCCGCGCGAGTTTGAGGGCGCGCGCCTGTTCGAGGCCTGCCAGCCAATCGAAGACCTGGCCGCGCGCGGCGACAAGACGCTCGCATTCGGGCCGATGCGCCCGGTCGGCCTCGTCGATCCGCGCACCGGCCGGCGGCCGCACGCGGTCGTGCAACTCCGGCGCGAGGACGCGGACGGCGAGAGCTGGAGCATCGTCGGCTTCCAGACGCGCATGAAACACGGCGACCAGAAGCGCGTGCTGCGGATGATCCCCGGCCTCGCGAACGCCCAGTTTCATCGCCTTGGCGTCATCCACCGCAACACCTACGTCGACGGACCGCGCGTGCTCGATGAAACGCTGCGCCTTCGCGCGCGGCCGTTGGTGCGTCTGGCGGGCCAGATAACGGGCGTCGAGGGCTATCTGGAAAGCGGCGCGTGCGGTCTTCTCGCCGGGCTTTTCGCGGCGGCCCAGCTTCGCGGCGTCACGATTCCCGCGCCCGGCCCGGCGACGATGCTTGGTGCGCTGCTGCGTCATGTCACCGCGTCCGATGCGCGGCCGTTCATGCCGATGAACGCGAATTTCGGCCTATTGCCCGCGATCGAAGGCCGCGCCAAAAAGGCCGACCGCAAGGCGAAAAAGTCCGAACGCGCGTTGTCGGAGGGCACCGCGTGGGCGGCGACGGTGCGCGAGCGGTTGTTTGGCGAGGCCGAGCTATCAGCGAGCAAAGCACACCTTTGA